The following coding sequences are from one Streptomyces sp. NBC_00536 window:
- a CDS encoding helix-turn-helix transcriptional regulator gives MVQEWHTTCATSHLMGKAFAAVLVERDEQTGRLTTFVSGAVSGTVAGNAAGTGRIAVIDGPVASGKTALLQHVLELTAGAGPHVLTAVTSPAEQAMPFGVVEQLVRDAQAVSDRLPLHPSAGPDATLDSAPRPTSEPVPAEILMAFHLQLAEVRARGPVLIVVDDVQYADPQSLYCLAHALLRAPASGAMMSLMVTRGPDVGGTPPVILEELLYQLRGVHVRLSPLSVDGVARLLAARALEAGPKKPAAHASRRAPLAASVHAATGGNPLLVHGLIEDHLSRQRLSAGGPDAKDHPRPSAVVDGRFSVTPMSAVDPLDAADVEGIEDDGGAGTRLGIDIDLDIDVDIAADTDLDVDVPLDGKRDAPGAGPASAGVEDVFGGPPHAGEQFLQSALICVHRTGSDGLRVAQGIALLGGVGSMSLLARLVEVEEWTAEQVVTALHEAGVLEKGRFRHGSVQTAVVESLTDDAATRLRQRAAVLLYEDGAAPLIVAAQLLSHEMRAPDEEWVPRVLSEAARAALAMQRVGFAVRCLRMAESCCRDETERLLLRADLAKFIWRVQPSAWPQQLRSLLGAVRNGLLPPVDTVRLVYDLLWNGWMDDAAAAIRQVVGVLHRSPDARLATELGTLRLALACTYPTLLEHMGDGGPAPAHGGGERPSALEESPLTPARVLHGVLCGGEGARDSDADTDAATEDFAESAERTLAATRLTEETHLGLRACLLTLFYADRLATATLWADRLLVEAADRKAPGWTAVLRALRAHMSLRRGHLAETRRLAEMALDQLPPHGWGVGIGMPLSALIEARTAMGDHEAAAELVDRPVPEEMLTTRYGLHYLYARGRHQLATGRHHAALTDFTACGELMRRWGMDRSTLVPWRVGVAEAWLALGSREQAERFAREQLAGDAGQRVRGHALRVLAAARPLRERPALLAQAVALLQEDSDWYELARALTDLGQAYKQLGDPAQGKVHTRRAWRIAKGCGARELYRSLQPSQPSPPAAQPRPAAPADAARPPSAAVSSLTDAERKVAALAAHGYTNREIGAKLFITVSTVEQHLTRVYRKINITHRQDLPVSLDIDVAHTA, from the coding sequence ATGGTGCAGGAATGGCATACAACGTGCGCCACTTCACATCTCATGGGGAAGGCTTTTGCAGCTGTGTTGGTGGAGCGAGATGAACAGACCGGAAGGCTGACCACCTTCGTATCCGGCGCCGTATCCGGCACGGTGGCCGGAAATGCCGCCGGGACCGGCCGAATCGCCGTGATCGACGGGCCTGTGGCATCGGGGAAGACGGCGCTCCTCCAACACGTACTGGAGCTGACGGCCGGGGCGGGGCCACACGTCCTCACCGCGGTCACCTCACCGGCGGAACAGGCGATGCCGTTCGGCGTGGTGGAGCAGCTGGTGCGCGACGCGCAGGCCGTCTCAGACCGGCTGCCGCTCCACCCGTCGGCCGGCCCGGACGCGACGCTGGACTCGGCGCCGCGGCCGACGTCGGAGCCGGTCCCCGCCGAGATCCTCATGGCCTTCCACCTCCAGCTCGCCGAGGTCCGCGCGCGGGGGCCCGTACTGATCGTCGTCGACGACGTGCAGTACGCCGACCCGCAGTCGCTGTACTGCCTCGCCCACGCGCTGCTCCGGGCGCCCGCCTCGGGCGCGATGATGTCGCTGATGGTGACCCGCGGCCCGGACGTGGGCGGCACGCCGCCGGTCATCCTGGAGGAACTGCTGTACCAGCTGCGGGGGGTGCACGTCCGGCTGAGTCCGCTCAGCGTCGACGGCGTCGCCCGGCTGCTCGCGGCCCGGGCCCTGGAGGCCGGCCCGAAGAAGCCCGCCGCCCACGCCTCACGGCGCGCTCCGCTGGCCGCCTCCGTCCACGCGGCGACCGGCGGCAACCCCCTGCTCGTCCACGGGCTCATCGAGGACCACCTCAGCCGGCAGCGGCTTTCGGCGGGCGGCCCGGACGCCAAGGACCACCCGCGCCCGTCGGCCGTCGTGGACGGCCGGTTCTCCGTGACCCCGATGAGCGCGGTGGACCCGCTGGACGCCGCGGACGTCGAGGGCATCGAGGACGACGGCGGCGCGGGCACCCGCCTCGGCATCGACATCGACCTCGACATCGATGTCGACATCGCCGCGGACACGGACCTCGACGTCGACGTCCCCCTCGACGGCAAGCGGGACGCGCCCGGTGCGGGCCCCGCGTCGGCCGGGGTCGAGGACGTCTTCGGCGGGCCGCCCCACGCGGGCGAACAGTTCCTGCAGAGTGCACTGATCTGTGTGCACCGCACGGGATCCGACGGTCTGCGGGTGGCCCAGGGCATCGCCCTGCTGGGCGGCGTCGGATCGATGTCGCTGCTCGCCCGGCTCGTGGAGGTCGAGGAGTGGACCGCGGAGCAGGTGGTCACCGCCCTCCACGAGGCGGGGGTCCTGGAGAAGGGCAGGTTCCGGCACGGCAGCGTGCAGACCGCGGTGGTGGAGAGCCTGACCGATGACGCGGCGACGCGGCTGCGCCAGCGGGCGGCCGTGCTGCTGTACGAGGACGGGGCTGCGCCGTTGATCGTCGCGGCCCAGCTGCTCAGCCATGAGATGCGCGCTCCCGACGAGGAGTGGGTGCCGCGGGTGCTGAGCGAGGCCGCGCGTGCGGCGCTGGCCATGCAACGGGTGGGGTTCGCGGTGCGCTGTCTGCGGATGGCGGAGAGCTGCTGCCGTGACGAGACCGAGCGGTTGCTGCTGCGGGCGGATCTGGCCAAGTTCATCTGGCGGGTCCAGCCGTCCGCGTGGCCGCAGCAGCTGCGTTCGCTGCTGGGGGCCGTACGCAACGGCCTGCTGCCGCCCGTCGACACGGTGCGGCTGGTCTACGACCTGCTGTGGAACGGCTGGATGGACGACGCGGCCGCCGCGATCCGCCAGGTCGTCGGCGTACTGCACCGGTCGCCCGACGCCCGGCTCGCCACCGAGCTGGGGACCCTGCGGCTCGCCCTGGCCTGCACGTATCCGACGCTGCTCGAACACATGGGGGACGGCGGACCGGCCCCGGCACACGGCGGGGGCGAGCGTCCGTCGGCGCTTGAGGAGAGCCCCCTGACCCCGGCGAGGGTGCTGCACGGCGTGCTGTGCGGCGGCGAGGGGGCGCGGGACTCGGACGCCGACACGGACGCGGCTACGGAGGACTTCGCCGAGAGCGCCGAGCGGACGCTGGCCGCCACGCGGCTGACGGAGGAGACCCACCTCGGGCTGCGCGCGTGCCTGCTGACGCTCTTCTACGCGGACCGGCTGGCCACGGCGACGCTGTGGGCCGACCGGCTACTCGTGGAGGCGGCGGACCGCAAGGCACCGGGGTGGACCGCGGTGCTGCGGGCGCTGCGCGCGCACATGTCCCTGCGCCGGGGCCATCTGGCGGAGACCAGGCGGCTGGCGGAGATGGCGCTGGACCAACTGCCGCCGCACGGCTGGGGCGTGGGCATCGGGATGCCGCTGTCGGCCCTCATCGAGGCGCGGACGGCGATGGGCGATCACGAGGCGGCGGCGGAGCTGGTGGACCGCCCGGTGCCCGAGGAGATGCTCACGACGCGCTACGGGCTGCACTATCTGTACGCGCGCGGCCGGCACCAGCTGGCCACCGGACGCCATCACGCGGCGCTGACCGACTTCACGGCCTGCGGCGAGCTGATGCGCCGCTGGGGCATGGACCGGTCGACGCTGGTGCCCTGGCGGGTCGGCGTCGCCGAAGCCTGGCTGGCGCTGGGCAGCCGCGAACAGGCGGAACGTTTCGCCAGGGAACAGCTCGCCGGGGACGCCGGGCAGCGGGTGCGCGGACACGCGCTGCGGGTGCTCGCGGCGGCCCGGCCGCTCCGCGAGCGTCCGGCGCTGCTCGCGCAGGCGGTCGCGCTGCTCCAGGAGGACAGCGACTGGTACGAGCTGGCCCGCGCGCTGACCGATCTCGGGCAGGCGTACAAGCAGCTCGGCGACCCGGCCCAGGGCAAGGTGCACACCCGTAGGGCGTGGCGGATCGCCAAGGGCTGCGGCGCCCGGGAGCTGTACCGCTCCCTGCAGCCGAGCCAGCCCTCGCCGCCCGCCGCACAGCCGCGCCCCGCCGCTCCGGCCGATGCCGCGCGCCCCCCGTCCGCCGCGGTGTCGTCGCTGACGGACGCGGAGCGCAAGGTGGCGGCGCTGGCGGCCCACGGTTACACGAACCGGGAGATCGGGGCCAAGCTCTTCATCACCGTCAGCACGGTCGAGCAGCATCTGACCCGGGTCTACCGGAAGATCAACATCACGCACCGACAGGACCTTCCGGTCAGTTTGGATATCGATGTCGCACATACCGCCTGA
- the speB gene encoding agmatinase has translation MTAHPNGVTPPLPPTETDRTLHFAGPATFGRIPRIDQVEKADIAVVGVPFDSGVTYRPGARFGGNAIREASRTLRPYNPAQNVYPFHFSQVADAGDISANPFDLNDAVETIEAAADDLISSGARLMTLGGDHTIALPMLRAVAKKHGPLAVLHFDAHLDTWDDYFGQQYTHGMPFRRAVEEGILDTSALSHVGTRGPIYGKKDLDEDEKLGFGIVTSADVMRRGVDEVAQQLRERVGDRPLYISIDIDVLDPAHAPGTGTPEAGGLTSRELLEILRGLADCHLVSADIVEVAPAYDHADITSVAASHAAYELITIMSKQIAPVRWGATQ, from the coding sequence ATGACCGCGCACCCCAACGGAGTGACCCCGCCGCTGCCGCCGACGGAGACCGACAGGACGCTGCACTTCGCGGGTCCCGCGACGTTCGGCCGCATCCCGCGGATCGACCAGGTGGAGAAGGCGGACATCGCCGTGGTCGGCGTGCCTTTCGACAGCGGCGTCACCTACCGGCCGGGCGCCCGCTTCGGCGGCAACGCCATCCGGGAGGCCTCCCGCACCCTGCGCCCCTACAACCCGGCGCAGAACGTCTACCCGTTCCACTTCAGCCAGGTCGCGGACGCCGGCGACATCAGCGCCAACCCCTTCGACCTGAACGACGCGGTGGAGACGATCGAGGCGGCGGCCGACGACCTGATCTCCAGCGGCGCCCGGCTGATGACCCTGGGCGGCGACCACACCATCGCCCTGCCGATGCTGCGGGCCGTGGCGAAGAAGCACGGTCCCCTCGCCGTCCTGCACTTCGACGCCCATCTGGACACCTGGGACGACTACTTCGGGCAGCAGTACACCCACGGCATGCCGTTCCGTCGCGCCGTGGAGGAGGGCATCCTCGACACCTCCGCCCTCTCCCACGTCGGCACGCGCGGCCCGATCTACGGCAAGAAGGATCTCGACGAGGACGAGAAGCTGGGCTTCGGCATCGTCACCTCGGCCGATGTGATGCGGCGCGGGGTGGACGAGGTGGCCCAGCAGTTGCGCGAGCGCGTCGGCGACCGTCCCCTCTACATCTCCATCGACATCGACGTCCTGGACCCGGCGCACGCCCCGGGCACCGGCACTCCGGAGGCGGGCGGCCTCACCTCCCGCGAGCTGCTGGAGATCCTGCGGGGGCTCGCCGACTGCCACCTGGTCTCCGCCGACATCGTGGAGGTCGCGCCGGCCTACGACCACGCCGACATCACCTCGGTGGCCGCGTCCCACGCGGCCTATGAGCTGATCACCATCATGTCCAAGCAGATAGCCCCGGTCCGCTGGGGCGCGACGCAGTAA
- the hemA gene encoding 5-aminolevulinate synthase, which produces MNLHLDSYSTGVTAKELSERRREFLEIGRRSGSFPSASARQDGVDSQINVWCSNDYLGMGQNPHVIEAMKKVIDTHGVGSGGSRNIGGTNHYHVLLEQELADLHGKEAALLFTSGYTANDGALSVLAGTPKDTIVFSDEKNHASIIDGLRHSGAQKHIFRHNDVAHLEELLAAAPADRPKLIVLESVYSMSGDIAPLAEFAELARRYDATTYIDEVHAVGMYGPQGAGIAAREGIADQFTVVMGTLAKGYGTVGGYIAGPAALVDAVRTLSRAFVFTTSLPPAVAAGALEAVRYLRSSDIERKTLAENAQLLHRLLDEADIPFISADSHIVSAFIGDDETCKQASRLLFERHGIYVQAINAPSVRLGEEILRIAPSTVHERADVENFAEALRGIWKELNIPTATDRNWLS; this is translated from the coding sequence ATGAACCTGCACCTGGATTCGTATTCGACCGGCGTGACCGCCAAGGAACTTTCCGAGCGGCGGCGTGAATTCCTGGAGATCGGGCGCCGCTCCGGAAGCTTCCCCAGCGCCAGCGCCCGCCAGGACGGCGTGGACTCCCAGATCAACGTCTGGTGCAGCAACGACTACCTCGGGATGGGGCAGAACCCCCATGTCATCGAGGCGATGAAGAAGGTCATCGACACCCACGGCGTGGGCTCCGGCGGCTCGCGGAACATCGGTGGCACCAACCACTACCACGTGCTGCTCGAACAGGAGCTGGCGGACCTCCACGGCAAGGAGGCGGCGCTCCTCTTCACCTCCGGCTACACGGCCAACGACGGCGCCCTGAGCGTCCTGGCCGGGACGCCGAAGGACACGATCGTCTTCTCCGACGAGAAGAACCACGCGTCGATCATCGACGGGCTGCGGCACAGCGGCGCGCAGAAGCACATCTTCCGCCACAACGACGTCGCTCACCTGGAAGAACTGCTCGCGGCCGCCCCCGCCGACCGTCCGAAGCTGATCGTCCTCGAGTCGGTCTACTCGATGTCGGGCGACATCGCGCCGCTGGCCGAGTTCGCCGAGCTGGCGCGCCGGTACGACGCCACCACGTACATCGACGAGGTGCACGCGGTCGGCATGTACGGCCCGCAGGGCGCGGGCATCGCCGCCCGCGAGGGCATAGCCGACCAGTTCACCGTCGTGATGGGCACGCTCGCCAAGGGCTACGGCACCGTCGGCGGCTACATCGCCGGTCCCGCCGCCCTCGTCGACGCCGTGCGCACCCTGTCGCGCGCGTTCGTCTTCACCACCTCGCTGCCGCCGGCCGTCGCGGCGGGGGCGCTGGAGGCGGTGCGCTACCTCCGGTCCTCCGACATCGAGCGCAAGACCCTGGCGGAGAACGCCCAGTTGCTGCACCGGCTGCTCGACGAGGCCGACATCCCGTTCATCTCGGCGGACTCGCACATCGTCTCCGCCTTCATCGGGGACGACGAGACCTGCAAGCAGGCGTCGCGGCTGCTCTTCGAGCGGCACGGGATCTACGTCCAGGCCATCAACGCCCCCAGCGTGCGCCTCGGTGAGGAGATCCTGCGGATCGCGCCGTCCACGGTGCACGAGCGCGCGGACGTCGAGAACTTCGCCGAGGCCCTCCGCGGGATCTGGAAAGAGCTGAACATCCCGACGGCCACCGACAGGAACTGGCTTTCGTGA
- a CDS encoding 4'-phosphopantetheinyl transferase family protein, with product MIEELLPEGAVASEAFGPDGSALLYPEEAALVALTTDLRREEFATVRACARRALAALGLPSAPVLPGVRNVPQWPDGVVGSMTHCTNYRAAVLARDTDLAMIGIDAEPDLPLPEGVLESIALPRELAWARSGGYWEQLRRDRLLFSAKEAVYKTWFPLMGTELDFDDADISFRHEVGPAGRPQGTFRARILRPRPGPDGLPVNAFTGRWLSDRGIIVTAITLPAFRVATTR from the coding sequence GTGATCGAGGAACTGCTCCCCGAAGGAGCGGTCGCGAGCGAGGCCTTCGGGCCGGACGGATCGGCGCTGCTCTACCCGGAGGAGGCGGCGCTGGTCGCCCTGACGACGGATCTGCGCCGCGAGGAGTTCGCCACCGTACGGGCGTGCGCGCGGCGCGCCCTCGCCGCACTGGGGCTGCCGTCGGCTCCGGTACTGCCCGGGGTGCGCAATGTGCCCCAGTGGCCCGACGGCGTGGTCGGCAGCATGACCCACTGCACCAACTACCGGGCCGCCGTCCTCGCACGGGACACCGACCTGGCGATGATCGGAATCGACGCGGAGCCCGATCTGCCCCTGCCCGAAGGGGTATTGGAGTCGATCGCGCTGCCGCGCGAGCTGGCCTGGGCGCGCTCGGGGGGCTACTGGGAACAGCTGCGCCGGGACCGGCTGCTGTTCAGCGCCAAAGAAGCCGTATACAAGACCTGGTTTCCGCTGATGGGCACGGAGCTGGATTTCGACGACGCCGACATCTCCTTCCGCCACGAGGTCGGCCCGGCCGGCCGGCCGCAGGGCACGTTCAGGGCCCGAATTCTGCGTCCGCGGCCCGGTCCCGACGGCCTGCCGGTGAATGCGTTCACGGGCCGTTGGCTCTCGGACCGCGGCATCATCGTGACGGCCATCACCTTGCCCGCCTTTCGCGTGGCGACCACGCGGTAA
- a CDS encoding metallophosphoesterase family protein: MSHIPPDPLTAAAPAPAPAREAGPRLLAVSDLHIGMADNRPITESLRPSHKDDWLIVAGDVGELTEDIEWALRLLAGRFAKVVWAPGNHELWTPREDTVQLRGEERYRYLVEMCRGLGVVTPEDPWPVWEGPGGPVAVAPLFLLYDYTFRVAGTSTKEESLARAHEAGVVCTDEYLLHPDPYRTRDDWCRARVAATRRRLVAHDPSVPLVLVNHFPLVREPTDVLWHPEFAQWCGTVLTADWHRRFTTAAVVYGHLHIPRTTWYDGVRFEEVSIGYPREWRRRGHPKGLLRQILPYTPEPETAAGTEPQETRT, encoded by the coding sequence ATGTCGCACATACCGCCTGACCCCCTCACGGCGGCCGCGCCCGCCCCCGCCCCGGCCCGGGAGGCCGGCCCCCGGCTGCTCGCGGTGAGCGATCTGCACATCGGGATGGCCGACAACCGGCCCATCACCGAGTCGCTGCGCCCGTCCCACAAGGACGACTGGCTGATCGTGGCCGGGGACGTCGGCGAGCTGACCGAGGACATCGAGTGGGCGCTGCGCCTGCTGGCCGGGCGGTTCGCCAAGGTCGTGTGGGCGCCGGGCAACCACGAGCTGTGGACCCCGCGCGAGGACACGGTGCAGCTGCGCGGCGAGGAGCGCTACCGGTACCTGGTGGAGATGTGCCGGGGGCTGGGCGTGGTCACGCCCGAGGACCCGTGGCCGGTGTGGGAGGGCCCCGGAGGCCCGGTCGCGGTCGCCCCGCTGTTCCTGCTGTACGACTACACGTTCCGGGTGGCGGGCACCTCGACCAAGGAGGAGTCGCTGGCCCGGGCGCACGAGGCGGGTGTGGTGTGCACGGACGAGTACCTGCTCCACCCCGACCCGTACCGGACCCGTGACGACTGGTGCCGGGCCCGCGTCGCCGCGACCCGGCGGCGGCTGGTGGCGCACGATCCGTCGGTGCCGCTGGTGCTGGTCAACCACTTCCCGCTGGTGCGCGAGCCCACGGACGTGCTGTGGCACCCGGAGTTCGCGCAGTGGTGCGGCACGGTGCTGACCGCCGACTGGCACCGCAGGTTCACCACGGCCGCCGTGGTGTACGGGCACCTGCACATTCCCAGGACCACCTGGTACGACGGGGTGCGGTTCGAGGAGGTGTCGATCGGCTATCCGCGCGAGTGGCGCCGGCGCGGCCATCCCAAGGGACTGCTGCGGCAGATCCTGCCGTACACCCCGGAGCCGGAGACCGCCGCCGGGACCGAACCGCAGGAGACACGGACGTGA
- a CDS encoding class I adenylate-forming enzyme family protein → MTPQDHWWSASHSYVSDILSVFAAAPDSPAVNWRGETSTGGEMIRSVTDAFHALHDSGVRAGDVVAVLVAPNSPEMLTARYAAHLLGGAVCYLRSTNPGTSEVTLPLDQQVQILRDTAAVTVYTDAENAPRAAELAEGAGGLPVTRVTGDAGEKDRTGDAPRTAPWDPDALALITFTSGSTGRPKGIRLAGRAYNGLVQGMVAAGGEAAGFKLLVTTPLSHTVGSMADTALALGGVVHLHENFNAEQFVNAVADEGIIWTFMATVHLFQLLDHLEGRGLKDVEEGRLASLQRLIYSGSAAAPARIAQAVKAFGLIMVQAYGTGETGRLTTLFPHEHLDPWLSTTVGRPFPDVEVVVGDQESGAPLATGEVGEVRVRSPYTMDGYTGDPAASAKVLRDGWYHTGDIGYTDEHGYLHLLGRVADVVKVNGVKVHPTVVERELISLAGVRHAAVYGVRDQGGGEHLHATIVCDPAVPVETDAIRAHLAQSLSGLHVPEKISVVDDLPLNDNGKPDKVRLQLLGA, encoded by the coding sequence GTGACCCCGCAGGACCATTGGTGGAGCGCAAGCCACAGTTATGTCTCGGACATCCTCTCGGTGTTCGCGGCCGCGCCGGACAGCCCCGCCGTGAATTGGCGAGGCGAAACCTCCACCGGCGGCGAAATGATTCGCTCGGTGACCGATGCGTTCCACGCACTGCACGACAGTGGAGTCCGCGCGGGCGATGTCGTGGCCGTTCTGGTGGCGCCCAACAGCCCGGAAATGCTCACGGCTCGGTATGCGGCGCATCTGCTCGGCGGCGCGGTGTGCTACCTGCGGTCCACCAACCCGGGCACCAGCGAGGTGACCCTTCCGCTGGACCAGCAGGTCCAGATCCTGCGGGACACCGCGGCCGTGACCGTCTACACGGACGCCGAGAACGCCCCGCGCGCCGCCGAACTCGCCGAGGGCGCCGGGGGACTGCCCGTGACGCGCGTGACGGGCGATGCCGGCGAGAAGGACCGTACGGGCGATGCTCCGCGCACCGCACCCTGGGACCCGGACGCACTGGCCCTCATCACCTTCACCAGCGGCAGCACCGGACGGCCGAAGGGCATCCGGCTGGCGGGCCGGGCGTACAACGGCCTGGTCCAGGGCATGGTGGCCGCCGGTGGCGAAGCCGCGGGATTCAAGCTCCTGGTGACCACGCCGCTCAGCCACACCGTCGGCAGCATGGCGGACACCGCCCTGGCGCTGGGCGGCGTCGTCCACCTGCACGAGAACTTCAACGCCGAGCAGTTCGTGAACGCGGTGGCCGACGAGGGCATCATCTGGACCTTCATGGCGACGGTCCACCTGTTCCAGCTGCTCGACCACCTGGAGGGGCGCGGGCTGAAGGACGTCGAGGAAGGGCGCCTGGCCTCGCTGCAGCGGCTCATCTACAGCGGCAGCGCGGCGGCTCCGGCCAGGATCGCCCAGGCCGTGAAGGCCTTCGGTCTCATCATGGTGCAGGCGTACGGCACGGGGGAGACCGGCCGGCTCACCACGCTCTTCCCCCACGAGCACCTGGACCCGTGGCTCTCGACCACGGTCGGGCGGCCCTTTCCCGATGTGGAGGTCGTCGTCGGCGACCAGGAATCGGGGGCGCCGCTCGCCACCGGCGAGGTGGGTGAAGTCCGCGTGCGCTCCCCGTACACGATGGACGGCTACACCGGGGACCCGGCGGCGTCCGCGAAGGTCCTGCGGGACGGCTGGTACCACACCGGCGACATCGGCTACACCGACGAGCACGGCTATCTGCACCTCCTGGGCCGGGTGGCCGACGTGGTCAAGGTCAACGGCGTCAAGGTCCACCCGACGGTCGTCGAACGCGAACTCATCTCGCTCGCGGGCGTCCGGCACGCCGCGGTGTACGGCGTGCGGGACCAAGGCGGCGGCGAGCACCTGCACGCCACGATCGTCTGCGACCCGGCGGTGCCGGTGGAGACCGACGCCATTCGCGCGCACCTCGCCCAGTCCCTCTCCGGGCTGCACGTGCCCGAAAAGATCAGCGTCGTCGACGATCTGCCGCTGAACGACAACGGAAAGCCCGACAAGGTGCGACTGCAGCTGCTAGGCGCCTGA
- a CDS encoding acyl-CoA carboxylase subunit beta — MTTTVIGKVAELYAVREEAVRGPSDRATEAQHAKGKLTARERIGLLVDEGSFREVEQLRRHRASGFGLEAKRPYTDGVITGWGTVEGRTVFVYAHDFRIFGGALGEAHATKIHKIMDMAIAAGAPLVSLNDGAGARIQEGVSALAGYGGIFQRNTKASGVIPQISVMLGPCAGGAAYSPALTDFVFMVRETSQMFITGPDVVKAVTGEEITQNGLGGADVHAGTSGVAHFAYDDEETCIAEVRYLLAMLPSNNRENPPAVHAEDPADRRSDALLELVPVDGNRPYDMHQVIEELVDDGDHLEIHEGWARNIICTLARLDGQVVGIVANQPQYLAGVLDIGASEKAARFVQMCDAFNIPIVTLLDVPGFLPGVDQEHGGIIRHGAKLLYAYCNATVPRISLILRKAYGGAYIVMDSQSIGADLTYAWPTNEIAVMGAEGAANVIFRRQIAEADDPEAMRARMVKEYKTELMHPYYAAERGLVDDVIDPAETREVLIASLAMLRTKHADLPSRKHGNPPQ, encoded by the coding sequence ATGACGACGACCGTCATCGGGAAAGTGGCCGAGCTGTACGCCGTTCGTGAGGAGGCGGTGCGTGGGCCCAGCGACCGGGCGACGGAGGCGCAGCATGCCAAGGGCAAGCTGACCGCCCGTGAACGGATCGGGCTCTTGGTGGACGAGGGATCGTTCAGGGAGGTCGAGCAGCTGCGCAGGCACCGGGCCAGTGGTTTCGGTCTGGAGGCGAAGAGGCCCTACACGGATGGTGTGATCACCGGTTGGGGCACGGTCGAGGGCCGGACGGTCTTCGTCTACGCGCACGACTTCCGGATCTTCGGCGGGGCGCTGGGCGAGGCCCACGCGACGAAGATCCACAAGATCATGGACATGGCGATCGCTGCGGGTGCTCCGCTGGTGTCGCTGAACGACGGCGCGGGGGCCCGTATCCAGGAGGGCGTCTCGGCGCTGGCCGGATATGGCGGCATCTTCCAGCGCAACACCAAGGCCTCGGGGGTCATCCCGCAGATCTCGGTGATGCTCGGCCCGTGCGCGGGCGGCGCGGCCTACAGCCCCGCCCTGACGGACTTCGTCTTCATGGTCCGTGAGACCTCGCAGATGTTCATCACCGGTCCGGACGTGGTCAAGGCCGTCACCGGCGAGGAGATCACGCAGAACGGGCTCGGCGGCGCGGACGTGCACGCCGGGACCTCGGGCGTCGCGCACTTCGCGTACGACGACGAGGAGACCTGCATAGCCGAGGTCCGCTATCTGCTGGCGATGCTCCCCTCCAACAACCGGGAGAACCCGCCCGCCGTCCACGCCGAGGACCCGGCCGACCGGCGCTCCGACGCCCTGCTGGAACTCGTACCGGTGGACGGGAACCGCCCGTACGACATGCACCAGGTCATCGAGGAGCTCGTCGACGACGGCGACCACCTGGAGATCCACGAGGGCTGGGCCCGCAACATCATCTGCACGCTGGCCCGGCTGGACGGCCAGGTGGTCGGCATCGTCGCCAACCAGCCGCAGTACCTGGCCGGCGTGCTGGACATCGGGGCATCGGAGAAGGCCGCACGCTTCGTGCAGATGTGCGACGCCTTCAACATCCCGATCGTGACGCTGCTCGACGTACCCGGCTTCCTGCCGGGCGTGGACCAGGAGCACGGTGGAATCATCCGGCACGGCGCGAAGCTGCTGTACGCGTACTGCAACGCGACCGTGCCGCGGATCTCGCTGATCCTGCGCAAGGCGTACGGCGGCGCCTACATCGTCATGGACTCGCAGTCCATCGGCGCCGACCTCACCTACGCCTGGCCGACCAACGAGATCGCCGTGATGGGCGCCGAGGGCGCCGCCAACGTGATCTTCCGCAGGCAGATCGCGGAGGCCGACGACCCCGAGGCGATGCGCGCGCGCATGGTCAAGGAGTACAAGACCGAGCTGATGCACCCGTACTACGCGGCCGAACGCGGCCTGGTCGACGACGTCATCGACCCCGCCGAGACCCGCGAGGTGCTGATCGCCTCCCTCGCCATGCTCCGTACGAAGCACGCGGACCTGCCGTCGCGCAAGCACGGCAACCCCCCGCAGTGA